The segment AACTCCGGAAACTGTTCCTCTCCAACAACAGGCTCACATCTCTTCCACAAGGGATCTTATTAAACCTGCCCCTCCTTTCCCAGATCTCCCTGTATGAAAATCAACTGGAGAGTCTGGGACCAGGAGTGTTTGGGCCCATGGCCCTGAAGGAGTTGTGGCTGTATGACAACAAGCTGAGCCGTTTGGAGGATGACACATTCAGGAACTTGACTCAGTTGCATCTCCTGGTAATCAGTCGCAACCGGATCAGCTATGTATCAAAAAGGGCCTTTGGAGGGTTGGAGCAGCTGGGAGAGGTATCCCTTCACACCAATCTGCTCACAACCCTGCAAGCTGGGACCTTCCAAGGTCTGCCCAGTCTGGTCAACATTTCCTTGGAGCACAATGACATAAGCTCCCTCCCTCTGGGTTTTCTCCAGGGCCTGAGCAACCTGGGACAGATAGACCTGCGAAATAACTCCCTTCCCAACCTGCCACAGGAGAGTCTAGATGCCCTCACTGCAGCAAAGGAAGTTCTCCTGCAGCAGAACCCCTGGAGGTGTGACAAGGATATTTTGCCACTTAGAGACTGGATGTTACAGCACCAATCTAAGGTCAACCAAACTCTTGTGGTCTGTGAAACACCTTTCAGTAGGAACGGTGAGGTAATTGCTCTGCTGGCAGCTGAGAACTTCCTGcctctcagctctacagagcaGCCTGTGTTGACCTCAacagagaaaaggagaaaaccCCACACTCCTCCAACTAGACAAAGCACTTCCTCACCTGCTGTCAAGACTACCCTCACCTCAGAGCACATGGAGGTTACGAGCGGTGGACAAGGGGAGAAGGAAACGGTTTCAAATGATACTTCGATCATTCTCATCGTCATCGCAGTAGTGGCCACCGTCATCATCAGCACTGTGATCATCAGCTGTTTGTGCTGGAAGCGAAACAAAAGAGGCAGGGGAAATATAGCCGGCAGAAATAAGAACTCTGTGCTGTAGATTAGACCACCCAATATTCGCAACCCAAGAACTTTTAAAGCCAAGGGGA is part of the Perca flavescens isolate YP-PL-M2 chromosome 9, PFLA_1.0, whole genome shotgun sequence genome and harbors:
- the lrrc15 gene encoding leucine-rich repeat-containing protein 15, producing MDLPLTLHVLLLLCFLNTAAWACPDGCKCQATKIICVGLSDFPTTVPSATNALYFSNCSINFLKPEDMTDFSNSLSTFVIKDTVLREVRTGTFDFTPNLVALLFSTTELHDLPEALFQNLQKLENLNLKSNKLSVLRPNWFSTLAELKVLDLSKNLYTSVPVETFHPLTELQYLFLSGNIISQLQRETFKGLSKLKTLRLNKNLLQELPLGSLDDLKDLEELSLHDNLITHMHPDLFSKTLKLRKLFLSNNRLTSLPQGILLNLPLLSQISLYENQLESLGPGVFGPMALKELWLYDNKLSRLEDDTFRNLTQLHLLVISRNRISYVSKRAFGGLEQLGEVSLHTNLLTTLQAGTFQGLPSLVNISLEHNDISSLPLGFLQGLSNLGQIDLRNNSLPNLPQESLDALTAAKEVLLQQNPWRCDKDILPLRDWMLQHQSKVNQTLVVCETPFSRNGEVIALLAAENFLPLSSTEQPVLTSTEKRRKPHTPPTRQSTSSPAVKTTLTSEHMEVTSGGQGEKETVSNDTSIILIVIAVVATVIISTVIISCLCWKRNKRGRGNIAGRNKNSVL